The proteins below come from a single Tachypleus tridentatus isolate NWPU-2018 chromosome 13, ASM421037v1, whole genome shotgun sequence genomic window:
- the LOC143238430 gene encoding phospholipid scramblase 2-like isoform X1, producing the protein MESGHTSRRCLSCGGKTFKSSIRKIIKIMAAPYNSEPGQAWYSSSTGVVGVPPAGGVGYPPSGPAAVQWMSLPSAPPNCPPGLEYLTMIDQLLVHQKVELLEAFIGFETANKYQVVNSMGQNVYFAAEDTHCCTRNCCGPIRPFNMKILDNGGREVIHLYRPLRCDSCCCPCCLQRMEVTASGSTLGYVVQEWSIFVPKYEVQNAAGECVLRIEGPFCTWSICGDVEFKVLSRDGETQVGKITKQWTGFIREVFTDADHFGITFPMNLEVNTKALLLGACFLIDFMFFEKANNEENDCLGMC; encoded by the exons ATGGAAAGTGGACACACAAGTAGACGTTGTTTGTCTTGTGGGGGAAAAACCTTCAAGTCTTCT atAAGAAAGATTATCAAAATAATGGCAGCTCCATATAACTCAGAACCTGGACAGGCATGGTATTCGTCTTCAACCGGTGTAGTTGGGGTACCACCAGCTGGCGGAGTGGGTTATCCACCATCAG GGCCTGCAGCTGTTCAGTGGATGTCTCTTCCTTCGGCTCCTCCCAACTGTCCACCAGGATTGGAATACTTGACAATGATTGATCAGCTTTTAGTACATCAAAAAGTGGAACTACTAGAAG cttTCATAGGTTTTGAAACTGCTAATAAATATCAAGTGGTGAACAGCATGGGCCAGAACGTATATTTTGCGGCTGAAG ataCACACTGCTGTACAAGAAACTGCTGTGGTCCAATTCGTCCATTTAATATGAAGATTCTGGACAACGGAGGTCGCGAAGTTATTCATCTCTATCGTCCTTTACGATGTGACAGCTGTTGTTGCCCTTGTTGTCTACAG CGAATGGAGGTTACAGCCTCAGGTAGTACTTTAGGTTATGTCGTACAGGAATGGAGCATCTTTGTTCCCAAATACGAGGTTCAGAATGCGGCTGGGGAGTGTGTTTTACGAATTGAGGGACCATTTTGTACATGGAGTATCTGTGGTGATGTAGAATTCAAG GTATTATCTCGTGATGGAGAAACACAGGTTGGAAAAATCACCAAACAATGGACAGGATTTATCAGAGAAGTCTTTACAGATGCAGATCATTTTGGAATTACATTTCCAATGAATTTAGAGGTCAATACCAAAGCTCTTCTTCTTGGAGCGTGTTTTCTAATA GATTTCATGTTTTTCGAGAAAGCCAACAATGAGGAAAACGACTGCCTTGGAATGTGTTGA
- the LOC143238430 gene encoding phospholipid scramblase 1-like isoform X2: MAAPYNSEPGQAWYSSSTGVVGVPPAGGVGYPPSGPAAVQWMSLPSAPPNCPPGLEYLTMIDQLLVHQKVELLEAFIGFETANKYQVVNSMGQNVYFAAEDTHCCTRNCCGPIRPFNMKILDNGGREVIHLYRPLRCDSCCCPCCLQRMEVTASGSTLGYVVQEWSIFVPKYEVQNAAGECVLRIEGPFCTWSICGDVEFKVLSRDGETQVGKITKQWTGFIREVFTDADHFGITFPMNLEVNTKALLLGACFLIDFMFFEKANNEENDCLGMC; the protein is encoded by the exons ATGGCAGCTCCATATAACTCAGAACCTGGACAGGCATGGTATTCGTCTTCAACCGGTGTAGTTGGGGTACCACCAGCTGGCGGAGTGGGTTATCCACCATCAG GGCCTGCAGCTGTTCAGTGGATGTCTCTTCCTTCGGCTCCTCCCAACTGTCCACCAGGATTGGAATACTTGACAATGATTGATCAGCTTTTAGTACATCAAAAAGTGGAACTACTAGAAG cttTCATAGGTTTTGAAACTGCTAATAAATATCAAGTGGTGAACAGCATGGGCCAGAACGTATATTTTGCGGCTGAAG ataCACACTGCTGTACAAGAAACTGCTGTGGTCCAATTCGTCCATTTAATATGAAGATTCTGGACAACGGAGGTCGCGAAGTTATTCATCTCTATCGTCCTTTACGATGTGACAGCTGTTGTTGCCCTTGTTGTCTACAG CGAATGGAGGTTACAGCCTCAGGTAGTACTTTAGGTTATGTCGTACAGGAATGGAGCATCTTTGTTCCCAAATACGAGGTTCAGAATGCGGCTGGGGAGTGTGTTTTACGAATTGAGGGACCATTTTGTACATGGAGTATCTGTGGTGATGTAGAATTCAAG GTATTATCTCGTGATGGAGAAACACAGGTTGGAAAAATCACCAAACAATGGACAGGATTTATCAGAGAAGTCTTTACAGATGCAGATCATTTTGGAATTACATTTCCAATGAATTTAGAGGTCAATACCAAAGCTCTTCTTCTTGGAGCGTGTTTTCTAATA GATTTCATGTTTTTCGAGAAAGCCAACAATGAGGAAAACGACTGCCTTGGAATGTGTTGA